The following is a genomic window from Geobacillus subterraneus.
CTGGTGATCCTGGCGGTTCTGGCGATGTATGGGGCGGTCAAAGAAAAGCAAAACCGGCGGCCGGAACAAAACGTCGACGAACAATCCGCCTAAATAAGAGTTCAGAAAAACAGGCGCTCGTGCCGTTATGGCCGGCGCCTGTTTTCTGTCGTCCCCAAACGAAGCGCTCAAGCTCACGACTTGGGAAGACCCCCTTGCCATCGATTCCTTATTTCACCGGCGACAGTTCGTCTTCGGTCACCCATTTATGGTTGGTCACTTGTTCGCCGGTCTCTGTATCGGTGTAATCGACCATATACACCGTCGTTTGTTGAGCGGAGTCGATGACGGCTTTCGCGCCTTTCATCCCTTTCATATGGTCAGCGTTCAAAACGACTTCGTCGCCCGGCTGAAACGGCTCATCCCCGGCGTTTTCGATTTCTTTGTGGATCACCCATTTATGGTTTTTGACCGGAGGACCGCCCGTTGTCGGCGTGTACGTCACCGTATAGACAGTCGTGTCAAACGCCCCGGAAACGGTCGCTTCCGCCCCGTTCATCCCCGGCATATGGTCGGCGTGAATGATGACTTTGCTTCCGACCGGGTAGGTTGGCTGTTTCGCTTCTTCCAATCCAGCCGGGACGTCGCCTGAACCGGAGTGATTCATTTCCCCGTGGCCGGCATGAGGGGTGTTTTCTTCTTGGCTGGCGTTTTCTTTTGGCGCCGCTTCGTCATTTCCAGCGCCTGCGCAGGCGGACAGCAACAAAGCCGCTGCCAAAGAAGCAACTCCCCATACGATTCTCCTGTTTTTCACGTTTTTCACCCTCCTTTAAAGAGAATGCCGTATTCCGCCCCCTTGCCGGTGCCGACCATAATCGATGTCGGCGTCGCCAAACCGAGCGCGCACGGACAAGCGATGACGAGCACGGCGATGGCCGCCTCTAGAGCGGCGGTGACGTCGCCCGGCGCCACGAAAAAGTACCAAACGAGAAACGAAACGGCCGCGATGGCAACGACAATTGGGACAAAAATGCCGGAGATGACATCGGCCATCCGCTGAATCGGCGCCTTGGACCCTTGCGCTTCCTCGACGATGCGGACAATGTGGGCAAGCGCCGTATCTTTCCCGACTTTTTCCGCCCGGATGGTCAACACGCCGTTTTGGTTGATCGTCGCGCCAATGACAGAGTCGCCTTCTTTTTTATCGACCGGAATCGATTCGCCCGTGATCATCGATTCGTCGACCGATGAGGCCCCGGCGATGACCGTTCCGTCCACCGGAATTTTTTCACCGGGCCGCACGATGATCGTATCGCCGACAACGACTTGTTCAAGCGGCACGTTTTGTTCGGCACCGTTGCGGATGACAGTCGCCTCTTTGGCCTGCAGGCTCAGCAGCTTCGAAATCGCTTCTGTCGTCCGCCCTTTAGCGAGCGCCTCGACATATTTGCCAACGAAAACGAGTGTAATCAACACCGCGCTTGTCTCAAAATACAATCTTGGCGCATAGCCCGGGTCAGCCAGCGTTTTGAGCGCCTCATACAAGCTGTAAACATAGGCCGCCGACGTGCCGAGAGCGACAAGAACGTCCATGTTCGCGCTCTTGTTGCGCAACGCCCGGTACGCACCGAGATAAAACGGGCCGCCGATGTAAAACTGCACCGGAGTGGCCAAGAGAAGCTGCACCCATGGATTCATCAGCCCATGCGGCATCGGCAGACTGAGATCGAGCGGCAAATGGGCGACCATCGTATACAACAGCGGCAGCGAGAGCACCGTTGACAACATGAGCCGGCGCCGCTTTTGTTTCCATTCGTCTTCATGGCGGACATCCGTTTGCTCCTCACGGGGGCGTCCTTTGTAGCCAAGATGCTCGATTTTCTTGAGAATCTCCTCGATGGACAGCACGCCTTCTTCGTATTCGACGACGGCGCTGTTCGTCGCTAAGTTGACCGTCGCCGCGGTGACGCCTTCCAACCGTTTTAACCCTTTTTCAATCCGCGTCGCGCACGCCGCGCACGTCATCCCGGCAATATCGAGCGTCACCTTTTCCTTTGCCACGCCATAGCCTAGTTGCTCAATTTTCGTTTCAATATCCCGAAGGCGCTGCTTTTCGGAATCGTATTGAATCGTCGCCCGCTCCATCGCCAAGTTGACGTTCGCCTCGACTCCGTCTAGTTTGTTCAACACTTTTTCGATCCGGTTGGCGCAGGCGGCGCACGTCATGCCGGTGATGTGAAGCGTCGCCGTTTTCCGTTCTCCCATCGGTCACCCCCCCCTTATTTCGAAACGTGTTTGATCACATCCATCAGCTCGCGAAGCGATTGTTCGCCGTTTCCTTCGCGGATCGCTTTCGCCACGCAATGGCTGGCATGACGTTCAAGCAGCTGCATTCCTACTTGGCGCAGCGCCGCTTGGATGGCGGAAATCTGCACTAAAATATCTATACAATAGCGATTGTCTTCCACCATTTTTTGCACGCCGCGCACTTGCCCTTCGATGCGCTTCAATCGTTTCATGATGTTCTCCACTTCCTCTTTCGTGCGCGGAACCATCGTCCGGTGAACCGCATGTTCTTCTTGCGGCGGGTGGGTCATCCTGTTCACCTCTTTCCTCGATCTATATACATTATACCCGAACGGGGTATATAGATGCAATGAATTTCCTTCTTTTTAGGACAAAAAAGAAAAGCGGCCCGATCGGCGACGGATGATGGCACTTGTCCATCCCTTCCTTCATAAACCCGCCACCTTGCGATGCAAGCCGCTTCTTTTGTTTGCTAAAACCGATTCATCATCGTTTGAGACGGCTGGCCCGTTTTTCCTCCGTTTCCCCCATGGCAGGCGTTATACATATCTTGCAACTGCTGCTCCGACAAGTTCGGATGCATGCTTTTCATATGAGGGAGCATTTGGTCAAACGTGAGCGGACCGTTCGTATCGGCCAAGACAACCGTTCCTGCCCCTAGCGCCAACGCCATCGCCAACAAGCCTCCTGCGGCTTTTTTCATGGCTTGCCAAAGAGTTGCGTATGCATCATGCGTTCAGCCCTTCCGTCTCATTAGGGGCAAACCAACTCGGAATCGCCCGCCAATACGGAAACGGGCTGTTGTCGCGCTACCCGATCGCCACTCACCAGAGTCATTCGTTGAATATGGGGCTCAAGATGGCCGAAGGACGGTCGCTGCTTGAAGCCATCATTGACGTTCAGGGCCAACCGTTTGCGGGCTATGTCACCCACTTAAGCCTCAACCCGTTTTTGCATCGAAGACAGACCGATTTCATTATCGGCCAGCTAGACCGTCAACCGTTTCCGTCTCTCATCATGGGTGACTGGAACATGAGGCCTGGCTCAAAGCCTTGGAACAAAATGACCCGAAAAATGGATGATGTGTGGCAAAAAGCAGGAACGGGAAATGGCGATACGTACCCGTCTTTTCGCCCGCGGCGGAGGCTTGACTATATCTTTATCAGCCGGCAGCTTCACGCTATAGACGCACAAGTGGTGGCCATCAGGCCGACAGCGTCCGACCATTTGCCGCTAAGGGCGACGCTGCGCCTAGACTGACCGTCTTTTTGGCGGATTCATGTCATTCGGCCTTGTTTCGCCTTATCTTCCGCCAGACGAAAAGAAAGATCGCCGCGGATAAGGCGGCCAAAATGAGCTTTCCTTGCCATGTGGCGCGAAGAAGTTGATGGACAGCATACGCCTCCATCCATAAGGCCGGGAGCTTGCCAAGCGAACTGGCGGCCGCAAAGACGGGAAGAGACGTACGGCCGATCGCGGCGACAAACGTCACGACCCCTGATGGCATGAGCGGCAGCAACCGGAGCGAAAACACAAGCCAAAACGCCTCCTTGCCGCTTGCATGAAGCAGCGGCTTCACGTTTGGATGGGAAAGCCATGTCGTCTCACGCAGCCGGCGAAATCCTTTTCGGTACAAGATGAACGAGACGACCGCCCCGAGCGCTTCGCCGGCAAACGAGATCCAAAAACCGGGCCAAAACCCGAAAACGGCTAAATTGGCCGCGGTCAAAAACGCGCTCGGGACGACCCCGAGCACGCTGATGGCGAGGTTGGCGAGCAGGCTGAGGAGATACGCCGCCTCGCTATATGTTTGCAGAACATCGATCATGTTGTCTTTCACGCGATCGACCGCCTCTCTTTCTTAGAAGCCGTGCGGGCTAGACTACGATTTGTGCCTTTTCCATTTGTAGCCGACGCCCCAGACCGTCTGCAAATGTTCATCCACCGGAAACCCGGCCCGGCGCAGTTTTTCGCGGATGTTTTTCATATGGGAGTCGATCGTTCGTTCCTCTGTCTCCGCAAGCGCCCCCCATAACGACGTAATGATTTGCCCGCGGCTGAACACTTGATTCGGGTGTGTTAACAACAGCCCTAAAATGGCGAACTCTTTCGGCGTCAGCGCAATCGGCGTTTCCCCGTAGCGGACCGTATGTTCCTGTTCATCCCAGACAAGCCCAGCTGCACGGATGACTGAACGGCTGCCGGCCGTGCGGCGCAGCACCGCTTCAATGCGCGCCAATAACTCCGCCTCATCAAACGGTTTGGTCACGTAATCATCCGCTCCGATTTTCAATCCTTGGACGATATCGGCCGTCTCGTCACGGGCAGTGACCATCATGACCGGAACATCGGAAAATGAACGGATGCGGCGGCACGTCTCCCATCCGTCCATCTCGGGCATCATCACATCGAGCAGCACTAAATCAGCATGATGATGCCGCAAATAATCAACGGCTTCCGTTCCCGAACGCCGCTTCACGCAGCGGTAGCCGTTAGGAGCTAAATACAATTCCAACAAATCCAGCATTCGCTCTTCATCATCGACCAACAATAGCGTGTACATCACGATCCCTCCGGCAGCGTCATGATGATGGTCGTTCCTTTTCCTTGTTCGCTTCGAGCGGTGATCGTCCCCCCATGCGCCTCGACGATCTCTTTGGCAATGGAAAGCCCAAGCCCCGTCCCGCCGCTTATTCGCGATCGCGACTTATCGACGCGGTAAAACCGTTCGAAAATGCGGGGCACGTCTTCTGGCGGGATGCCGGCTCCTTGATCGGAAACGGCCACGACGACCTCGCGTTTTTGCGGATGGACGGCAATCTCCACCGTTGTGCCAGGAAACGCATATTTTCGCGCGTTGTCGAGTACGTTGATCATCACTTGCTCAAACCGCTCCTGGTCGATCGCCGCTGTGACCGAACCGGGGCACCGGCACACAAGCGACAGCGATTTTTCCTGAAACGCCGGGCGCAGCTTTTCGCACAGTTTGGCGAAAAACGAACAAAGATCGGTCGGCTGCGTTTCGATCTGGAACGAGTGCCGCTCGAGTTTAGCTAGTTCAAACAAGTCTTTCACCATTTTTTCGATCTTTTCCGCCTCTTCATAAATGATCGCCGCGTATGTCATTCGCTCGTCCTCGGCAAGGTGCGGCCGTCTGGCGATGTCTGCGTACCCTTTCACATACGTCAGCGGCGTGCGCAGTTCATGAGAGATGCTCGCTAAAAATTCGCTCCGCTCTTGTTTCAAATACGCCAAATCGTTCGCCAGCGTTTGAATGGCTTTGCCTAACTGCGCCAGCTCATCGTCTCCTTTCACTTCGACGCGCACGGAAACATCGCCTTGGCTGAGCGCTTCGGTCGCCCGCTTCATGCGAAGAAGCGGCATCGTAATGGCGCGGGAGAAAAAGGCGATCGTCATCATCGTAATCGCCACGGACAGCACGCCGACGACAACAAAATGATGTTTCAATTTGTACACCATCGTCCGGACCGAACGGGTGTCTTGAAACATATACACATACCCGCTCGTTTCGCCGCCGATTTGGATCGGGCTGACGGTGGCGATATGAGACGCCCGCTTCCAATCGGTTTCGACCATCATGCCTTCGCGGGGAATGGAGCGCCCGTGAGTCAACGGAATGAGTTCCCTAGCAAACGGGACAATGCCGCTAGAAGCCGATACAATCTGGCGCTTGGCATCGGTGATGACGACATCGGTTTCGGCTTCGGACTCCATCATCACGACATGCTCAACCGTCGTGTGATCGTAGTTTTTTTCCAACACATTGCGATGGCTGTTTCCCCGCGCCAGAAGCTGCGCGAATTCTTCCTCGATGCGCGCGTGAACAAGCGTCGCATAGAGAGAAACGAACAGCACCATTTCCACAGCCAGGACGAAGGCAAAAAACAGCATGCCGAGTTTCCAAGAAAGCTTTTGCACGTGTTTCTCTCCTTATCGATGAAGACCGTAGGATGGTTCCAATTTTACTATTTTATCCTGAAAATGTGCAGAAAGTATGGATATGACCGAAAAGAACGAAAAAACCGTGATGCTAGAACAATGGCCATTTGGTTGTAAATTGAAGCCAGGAGAAAAACGGCCTTCATCTCCATGCTCTCTTTCATGCGTGCAACGAGCGATACCGTGCGCCACCGCCCTTTCCAAGCGGGCCTTGCCGCCTCCGCCATTCCGTTTCGTCAGGCGCCAAGCCTAGCGGATGCGTCTTTTTCTTTCTTCCATTATACTAGTAAACAGACCGCACTCAGTGGGAGACGACAGAAAGGAGTTTGTTTATGAAATCGCTCGTGTTAGCGGAAAAGCCGAGCGTCGCCCGCGACCTTGCCCGCGTGCTCGGCTGCAAAGAAACGCATAAATCGTATATGGAAGGACCGCGCTACATCGTCACGTGGGCGCTTGGGCATTTGGTCGAACTCAAAATGCCGGAAGACTATGACCGGAAATACGAAACGTGGCGGCTTGAGGACTTGCCGATCATTCCGAAACAAATGGGCTTGAAAGTGATCCGGCAAACGAGCCGCCAGTTTCGCGCCATTGAACATTTAGCCAAACGCCGCGATGTGAAAGATTGCATTATTGCGACCGACGCCGGCCGCGAAGGAGAGCTGGTCGCGCGCTGGATTTTGCAAAAAATCGGCTGGACGAAGCCAATTTGGCGTTTATGGATTTCGTCGCAAACCGATCAAGCCATCCGCGACGGGTTTCGCCAGTTAAAGCCCGGGTCGCAGTTTGACCGACTGTATGAATCAGCCGTCTGCCGCGCCGAAGCCGACTGGCTGATCGGGTTGAACGTGACGCGCGCCTTGACGACGAAATACAACGACCCGCTCTCGGCCGGGCGCGTGCAAACGCCGACGCTGGCGATGATCATCGAACGCGAGCGGGAGATTCAATCGTTCGTTCCCGTTCCGTATTGGACGATTCATGCCCGCATCGGTTCTGTCGCGGCGGTATGGGAACGGCACGGCGGGAAGCGGCTGTTTGATCAAGACGAGGCCAACGGGCTGATGGCTCGTCTCAACGGCCAGCCGGCGCGCGTCACATCGGTCAAGCGGAAACGGAAAAGCGAACCGGCCCCGCTGCCATATGACTTAACTGAGCTGCAGCGGGAGGCGAACAAACGGTTTGGCTTT
Proteins encoded in this region:
- a CDS encoding metal-sensing transcriptional repressor; the protein is MTHPPQEEHAVHRTMVPRTKEEVENIMKRLKRIEGQVRGVQKMVEDNRYCIDILVQISAIQAALRQVGMQLLERHASHCVAKAIREGNGEQSLRELMDVIKHVSK
- a CDS encoding CUE domain-containing protein; its protein translation is MALALGAGTVVLADTNGPLTFDQMLPHMKSMHPNLSEQQLQDMYNACHGGNGGKTGQPSQTMMNRF
- a CDS encoding response regulator transcription factor, translated to MYTLLLVDDEERMLDLLELYLAPNGYRCVKRRSGTEAVDYLRHHHADLVLLDVMMPEMDGWETCRRIRSFSDVPVMMVTARDETADIVQGLKIGADDYVTKPFDEAELLARIEAVLRRTAGSRSVIRAAGLVWDEQEHTVRYGETPIALTPKEFAILGLLLTHPNQVFSRGQIITSLWGALAETEERTIDSHMKNIREKLRRAGFPVDEHLQTVWGVGYKWKRHKS
- a CDS encoding TVP38/TMEM64 family protein; translated protein: MIDVLQTYSEAAYLLSLLANLAISVLGVVPSAFLTAANLAVFGFWPGFWISFAGEALGAVVSFILYRKGFRRLRETTWLSHPNVKPLLHASGKEAFWLVFSLRLLPLMPSGVVTFVAAIGRTSLPVFAAASSLGKLPALWMEAYAVHQLLRATWQGKLILAALSAAIFLFVWRKIRRNKAE
- a CDS encoding sensor histidine kinase, producing MQKLSWKLGMLFFAFVLAVEMVLFVSLYATLVHARIEEEFAQLLARGNSHRNVLEKNYDHTTVEHVVMMESEAETDVVITDAKRQIVSASSGIVPFARELIPLTHGRSIPREGMMVETDWKRASHIATVSPIQIGGETSGYVYMFQDTRSVRTMVYKLKHHFVVVGVLSVAITMMTIAFFSRAITMPLLRMKRATEALSQGDVSVRVEVKGDDELAQLGKAIQTLANDLAYLKQERSEFLASISHELRTPLTYVKGYADIARRPHLAEDERMTYAAIIYEEAEKIEKMVKDLFELAKLERHSFQIETQPTDLCSFFAKLCEKLRPAFQEKSLSLVCRCPGSVTAAIDQERFEQVMINVLDNARKYAFPGTTVEIAVHPQKREVVVAVSDQGAGIPPEDVPRIFERFYRVDKSRSRISGGTGLGLSIAKEIVEAHGGTITARSEQGKGTTIIMTLPEGS
- a CDS encoding YdhK family protein, which encodes MKNRRIVWGVASLAAALLLSACAGAGNDEAAPKENASQEENTPHAGHGEMNHSGSGDVPAGLEEAKQPTYPVGSKVIIHADHMPGMNGAEATVSGAFDTTVYTVTYTPTTGGPPVKNHKWVIHKEIENAGDEPFQPGDEVVLNADHMKGMKGAKAVIDSAQQTTVYMVDYTDTETGEQVTNHKWVTEDELSPVK
- a CDS encoding endonuclease/exonuclease/phosphatase family protein — encoded protein: MHHAFSPSVSLGANQLGIARQYGNGLLSRYPIATHQSHSLNMGLKMAEGRSLLEAIIDVQGQPFAGYVTHLSLNPFLHRRQTDFIIGQLDRQPFPSLIMGDWNMRPGSKPWNKMTRKMDDVWQKAGTGNGDTYPSFRPRRRLDYIFISRQLHAIDAQVVAIRPTASDHLPLRATLRLD